The sequence below is a genomic window from Ipomoea triloba cultivar NCNSP0323 chromosome 2, ASM357664v1.
AGATGAAGATCGAGATCGCCGGAAAATTGATGGCCTGAGGATGGGGAGGTCGCCGTCTTCCTACCTAAGGATGACCGCGAAGAGTGGCCGCCGGTAGAGAGAGGAAGAGAATGCATGAATCGTCAGGTGATATTGGTAGCAGCTTTCCCTAACCTAGATGGTGAGTTGGTGATGTCTCGGCTAAAATTATTTACCATCCTAATCGTGAAAGTGTGGTACATACACTCTTTTAATACACGGTAATTTTATCGTTATTTTTCTCTTCCTAAAAACACCTAAGCGATAAACtacaaaagtaaaaataaaaataaaaataaaaataaaaataaaaagagagatAACCAAAATCATGCAAATTTGTAGAGGACATGACATTCACATTTTTGTCTCCCTCTTTGATTTTTGCACAAAAAAGTTATCCACTCAAAAGAAAATAGTAATAAGATTGTTCAAATCCGTTATTTTAGACTcaatttatgattttattttattttactttcattGAATTTTAACGCTTCATTTACTTGCCAACACTCATCAGTTATTAAGACCTTTGTGGGTGCAAGTGGGGTGCAACCCAATCACTGTAATTGGATAGTTAGCTTATAATTACCACAAAGTTCTAAGTTTAACTCCCTATGAGAGTTGTAAAAGACTTTCTTATTTTGAGCTGATGAGTTGTAAAAGACTTTCTTATTTTGAGCTGATTAGTTATGGATAACCTTGGTTTGTTTAccattgtgatcctttgttgaCTAGGGTCACAAAGTGAACTTCACCAAGAGCACATTCAGATAGTGGCTGCGAGAATTCTTATAAATCAAAGTATACACCTTTGTGAGTAACCCCAACCAAGATGGCTAAAGATACGAACTTATAATCACAAAGTCACGAGTTCGAATTCCaactttcttggtttgattCGGTCGACTATGAGTaacctaggctagtttacctccttatgGTCATTTGTTGGCTAGTGGCACAGGACAATATTTACCCAGTACACACATCGGGTAGTGGCTGCCCAATACTGACTAGCCAACAAGTTGATTAAATTGTGAAATCAGTAAAAACAATTGactatatttataaaatgaccATTTTAGCCTTGTAATCTCtaatccctaatccctaatccctaatcTCTTCGATGCTTCACCATTTCTAGATTTGCATTTTACAAATAAACAAATGGAGCAACGTTTCTAATCGATTATCCCTCAAGTTCTCCCATGTTCATCCTTGTCCTCAAAACTCATAACACACAACAAACCTAGATTTTTCattcacaattaaaaaaaaaaaaaaaaaaaccaacaacaacaacaacgaagGATTGGACTACATACGTGATCGAGTAAAGAAACGAGTTAACCTAGCCATGTCGTCTTCTTCGCTATCATCGTCTTCTTCATCTTGATCACCATCGCTGTCttattcatcttcttcatcatcgtTGTCTTCTTTATCATCTTCCTGCCATCATGGTCTTCCTTATCTTCTTCGCTAATCGCTATTGCTAAAAAGGAAGATATCTATTGGGTAAAATTTTTGACTTGTGAATTATTTGACATACACGGGTTGAGGATTGTGGATGGACGCTATCGCTACAAAGGaagtgatgggtaaatatgcacatgtttTCATGTattagtcggtccgtaaatcacctgtccgtcggtcacccaacctgtccggtCACCCaaacggtccgtcgacggtcacccggtccgtcggccgcatgatcggaagcaacacaccttgtggattggaggctcacgagcgcaacagttgcttgatgtgacgaccgacaacttttcgggaacaagggatccgtgttttcatcacctcgagtaactcaaccacttcgagcaaaccgatgcgcattttgcggagtgacagcccatatgccctccacttgcatatcagacaccatgtgcatagtgaatccactttgtataaataggggtcattcccctcactggaaaGAGGGGGAaggactcatcagtactacactaatacacttgtgatttgccgattgtctctcctgcttactctttattactgttcgtcacccgtagagcgatatagcttcgaaccgctcagtcgttgaccggtagaccgaccgtctgaccgaccgaacgacattcctcaccacccgtaacacacgtatccgtagcgtaatcgtagaccccgtttacatttacgctatcaggAAGATATATATGACAAATTATCTATGGACCTgagtccactttgcaaggtgggcCCATGTCAAAAATGCGTGTTTGTAATAACGTAACGGTGCCGTTAGTGGCACCGTTTGCTCAAccaatgatattttttttgtgtgtgaatatagagttcaaaaattgtgttatactattgaatatagagttctgtaaatGTTaatatggagttatgaaattgtaaatatagagttatgtaattgtgaatatagagttaaaaaataatgaatatagagttcaaaaattgtgaataaagagttctacaattgtaaatattgagttctgtaattttgtatattgagttctaaaattgtgaatatagagttcaaaattgtgaatatatataggattcaaaaattgtgaatataaagttcaaaattatgaatatagaggaACTAATTCTGAAGACAAACGTCAAATTGGCGTCAAGGAAgtaagtaattttttaaattcaaacgACATCGCTTTGAAGCAAAATGACATTGttttggacctaggtccaccttgcaaggtgaactcaGGTCCACAACATAACAACTggttggatatatatatatatatatatatatatagggtcgtgttcaggtgtggccgcgcccttacgtgcggccgtgcggttcacaccgctcaatgttacgaaatacacgactcaataacattgagtggtgtaaaccgcacggccgcccataagggcgcggccacacctgaacacgaccctatatatatatatatagggtcgtgttcaggtgtggccgcgcccttacgtgcggccgtgcggtttacaccactcaatgttattgagtggtgtatttcgtaacattgagtggtgtaaaccgcacggccgcacataagggcgcggccacacctgaacacgaccctatatatatatatatagggtagggaTTTGGACTtatggaataataataataataataataataataactcattttatattttaaatatttaaaatcaaaaataatttaataatagtgaaataaataaaaacaatacacTTATGtaaataaaagggaaaaaagtcaaataggtccctaaactttatttatatattatccttttaccaaaaaaaaaaggtccttTTATCCTTGCACATCTGCCActttattttcatcttttaaCTCCCTCCCTGATAAAGTTAAATTGGCTTTGCTGTATGACTTTCGGGGCTTTGCTGCCTCCCGTTCTTTTcgttattaatatattatccttttaccaaaaaaaaaaaaaaaggtccctaaactttacaccaaaagtcaattaagcacATAAACATTTAAAAGAGTCAATTAAAATCTTTAACATGTCAATTAAACTCAATAACTGGTAAATGACCTGTAGTAAATGACCTGTAGTAATAACAAATCATTTTAGTTCCGGCTGCAAAATCCGGCGACGGTCACCGGACTCCAGCGGAAGGCGACACAGTGTCGCCTTCCACCAAGGCAACCAGATCTGGTCGCCTTCCTCTGGTGGAAGACAACTAGTTTGGTCGCCTTCCTCCTGGGAAGGCGGGGGAAAGGTGACCAATGGTCACCTTCTGCCATGGAAGGCGACCAGATCTGAACGAATATCATTGCACACATCTTACCACAAAAATCTGAACGAATTCATATGTAACAATACAAATAAGTTGATGcaagttgaaaaataaatttaaaaagaaaaagcaagTAGCATTGCACACACTTACATAGGCCAATGCACACAGAAACTACAAATTCGTAAAACTAATCTACTTtgacacaagaaaaaaaaaaaaaaagacacacaACAACAAATATCATTACACACATCTCACCACAAAAATCTGAACGAATTCATATTTAACAATACAAATAAGTTTATGCAAgctgaaaataaatttaaaaagaaaaaccaagTAGCATTGCACACACTTACATAGGCCAATGCACACataaactacaaatataaaattaatctaCTTtgacacaagaaaaaaaataaacacacaACAACAAATATCATTACACACATCTTACTACAAAAATCTAAACgaattcatattaataatacaaataagttGAGGCAAGctgtaaaataaatttaaagaaaaaaaccaAGTACCATTGCACACACTTATTGTTGCCAATGCACACAGAAACTACAAACTCATAAAACTAATCTAGTTTGACAAAcagtaaagaagaaaaaaagagaacTTCATTATATCTTCACATTCCAACCTTCTGGCATCACTGGGTTATATAACTAACCACGATCCAAAAAGATTATGTTCTTTTCAGTTTCAATTCCAATCCCTAGAAGATGGAGTAATATGTTTGGAATTTCAGACAGAGCAAAACCAAAGTTGAAGTAAGTAACAGAGCATTTCAAACTGAAGAAAGATGTACACACATGACAAACCAAATTCTTCGCAAATCAGATTAGTGTTCTTTTTCTAATCTTTATAGAATATGCTCCATCATCTTTTTAATTACTCTTCCTCTTTCCACAAGCTTTCTCAAAGACTTACCATACATATATTCCAATTTAATTCATTACTTTTGGATGCATGCATTAATATGTAAAGAATGTTAAGGAGATGATCGGTTCTTGTGACCTAATTAATCTGACCATCATCATCTCAAACAAGCTCCTCCAGAAATGCAAATCAGTGGATAACATACATTAGTTGATACAGACGAACACAAGTGACATTGTAAGTTCACAAGACATCATTCATCAACTTTAATCCCAAAAGTAACCAAAATTGACACAAACTCCATCAACCCCAACCTCCGAACGAAACAAAAAAACCCTAAACTGCCTAAAATCTCAAAATTTGAACAAACCCATCAGCCCCAAAACCCTAACCTGCCCGTCACACCCAAAATTGAGACAACACCCGACCACCCCGTGCCCCAAAGCTAGCGTACCAACCGGCAAGACAAGGAACTTACTCAATGCACACACTCAAGAGACAAAATCCGAATATGAGaacaacaaaaaatgacaaatcgAGAGAAAACACACCTTGGTAGACACCTATACCGATGGTCCCTGTCTTTTGCCCCGTCAGGCGACCCCAACGACCACCATCTACGAGGAAGGAGAGTGGCTACTACGCCTCCAAGTGCGTATCAATAGTGCGTATCAATGAGAACCACACCAGCGAGTGATTAAGGAAgagagagaatatatatatatatatatttatttatttatttatttatttatttatttatatatagcacacaatataatcaaatatacaacGAATCTTGAATTATACTCTATATAAATTAACATGACCTTAAAGTGTAACATCTTTTGGATTACACTAATTTATTATCACAATAtcaaatataatcaaatatacatgcaATTGGATTATAGTCTATTTAAATTGATATGAtgtgatgaattttttttttaatacaaacttcaaactccaaaaaaaaaaaaaaaactaacaatttttAACATAGCGTTTATGCAgaccaatattattatttctggtatacatttaatgaaaattttaaagtagaAGATTATTGAAAGGTGGTAGTGTAAGATTGGTGAAAAAGAGTGGTAGAAAAGATTTAGGCTCAACGTAGAGACAATAGTCTCCTCTAAGATCTCTCATCCATGCAGATTCTCTTCCCAATTGCAAGCTTTCGTCTTTGTTGATGCCACTCCCTTAGCCGTTGGGAGTTGGGACGTCTCCGACGCGGGCGGTGCAGAGATGAATCCCACCAACCCCACGCCGGGGACTTCCACAATCACCGGCTCCGCCGTCACTTTCCAGCCTCCCCCAAGCCATCGGATCCTCGAGATCTGCCTCATCTCCGCCAAAGATCTCTCCCCCGTCTCTAAGCCTCTCCGCTCCTACGCCCTAATCTGGATCCACCCCAATCGGAAACGCTCCACCGGCATAGATCAGAACGGCAACACCAATCCCGCATGGAACGATAAGTTTTCGTTTCGTGTAACCGACGAATTCCTCAGCTCCGATCGTTCCGCCGTGCACGTTGAGATCTACTCCTCATCGTGGTTCCGAGACGTGCTCGTCGGGACCGTCCGCGTCACTACGAGCAATCTAATCACGCCGATCGCCGTTAACGGCCAGAGATTTGTGGCTCTTCAGGTCCGCCGTCCGTCAGGTAATCATCAGGGAATTCTGAACATGGCGGTTTCCCTAATCGATCGTAGAGTCAATGCGAAAGGCGAAATAATCGAtatgaaattggggaaaatggTGAGCGTACCTGAATACGAAGACGACGATGACGACGACGAAGACGAGGAGAAACAGAAATTGAACGCcaaaatccaacaatggcgagCCACGTCGGCCTACGAGGATTTCCCCGGGAAGGCGGGATCCATGGTGGACGGAGGATCCGTGTGCAACGGATCCCTAATAAACGCCGGATCCGAAATCTGCTCCGATATCGGACCATCCGCTTCGGTCGTCGCCGCGGAGATAATCCGAAAATCGCAATTATCTCCGTCGCAACCGAAGGAGCCGCCTCCGCCGgccaaaaaaggaaaaggaaaaggcgACGACGGCGAAGAGAGCATGATATTGGAAGACATGACCGCCGAGGAAGCGGCGGCGAAAGGGATAAACACGACGAGCGTAGAACGGTGGAAGCGGGGAGATGCGGCAAAACATGGGAAGAAGGGACAGGACAAAGACGGCAGGGTGAAGTGTTTTGCAAACGCTTACGGATTTGAATTCACCATAGTTTGCGGGGCCGGCAACGGCAACGGAAGTAAAGTCAATAAGGCCGGAAAATCCAagagttgaagaagaagaagatggatgAGTAGGCCGGCGGGAGATCGAATTAATTCTGCTTAATTAGTTCAATTCCTAAAAAATCCACAATAATTTACCTACTAATTAcagtaattaattgattaattttggAGATTtcatttcatcatcatcatcatcatataatTACTGTAAATTCCAAACTCTGATCTTCTTTTGTGTAAATTTTGGTGTAATTAATAATACATTCATCTTTTGTGTGTgtccgtctcacggatctttgtTCCTGAGACATGTCGGGTCAATTTCacgtaatacttatactaataaatgtaatactaaataaaaaataaaatatttattacttatgagaaaatgtaatgcttttgagaaaaacataaaaaaatattacattttcctttataagtgcaacattacttataagggaaaaaaatataatacttttgatgtaaaaagtaatacttttacatcaaaatataaaaacattacatTTGTTATCAAAAGTATGATGTTTTCcctcataagtaacaaacattttattcttaatttattattacatttgttagtataagtattatatttgaatattgacccgacccgtctcacggatgaGGATCAGTGAAACAGTTGCACATAAGTGTGAcccaattttataattttatttttatttctttgtttttatttgctatttttattatatttaaaatttataatatataaaaataaaagtggtaccacttttgaaagtgagagagtgTTTAGAGAAAATAGTaacgaatttacaaatttgataataTGTAAGTGGGATCTATTTTTGGAAGTAAAAGAGTATCGCAAAGATAAAAATAACCtaaattctaaattaatttttttgtgaaagTTGACCATTAGCTTTCTTAAAGGATGTATTAGCTTTCTTAACGGATGACAAGGAGAGTTGCACAGATTTCCACATTCATGCATGCACTCAGCACTCTCTTGGTGGAATTTTGGACGTAATATACTTTGTGCTTGTCGGATATTCCCATATTATAGTCGGCGGTCCTTTTCCATGTTACTATCTTTAACCCATTAAATATAAACTATAGTTTTTATCGTCATTCAATTCATGCCTCTTAATTGGATGGATAACTCTTACATAAATTATTAGCACATGTACTAACCCAACATATCGACCATTAATGATTGAAAAATGTTCGGAGCTCATTATGGTTCCCCTCCTTTTCTTCTTGTGAACATTCTGACTTTtgatttaatgtattaaatttttattctttttattatttgttagaTTATGAAGAAGATATTATGGGTTCTCTCGGTCAAGAAGGTCCTATGAGATGAgtattgagattttttttttctcattttataacatataagaaaaGGGGGAAAAGACAAAAGGGGTTATAATTAGGAATAGATAAGTTGGAAGCTTGTGTGGTTGGAGTAGAACTTAAGAAGATGGAGATGAGATCAATAATGGTGGCTTAAGCTTCTCCAGGTCAACGGCCCTATCAGTCATCATCATCTTTCACTTTCACGTGCTATTAGAGACGTGAAAGAAACCATCAATTTTTCATTATCATGCTTCCGATCCATTTTTGTTGGGAGACAAAGAAATCACCTTGACTATTTCAAGATATAGGGTTCTTGTGTAATAGAttaataacatataaattatacctgagaaataaattgaataaaaaagatCGTGTCACTAActtgataaaaaaatattcaccAATTAAACTTATAACCTTGGACAAGAATCATATtatatcttttatatttttctaaggaaatgatcaaataggctatcgaattACACGCGGAACTATAATTAGGTTATCGAACTCacaaaaattgtaattgaatcCATGAAAAACGCAAAATCAAACAATTGAACTAAATACTATTCGTATAACAAGTAAATGccaacacaaataaataaatgagattGATAAGTTGCATTAAATTTACTAGGTAGCTAgatatcaatttaattttttttaaaagtactAATAACCGTCAGTACGAATAGTATTTGGTAcaatcatattaatatatataattatatatatatatatatatatattttaaagtaCTAATAGCCGTCAGTACGAATAGTATTTGGTAcaatcatattaatatatataatgatatatatattttttaaagtactAATAGCCGTCAGTACgaatagtattttgtacaatcatattaatatatataataatataaaatttactatAAACTTTTGTAAATAGTACTATAAAATTTAACACTGCCCTCTCTCCCTATATAAAAGTCGGCTCTTACCACTCAACCCCAAGGAAACGGTAGAATTGTTCTCCCTTGTTTTCTTGCTTGACTTTTCCCAACTCCTATGCAAATTGGTAGTTGGAATTTGCATAAACTGCATTggaaagagagggagagaataGAGAACTGTAATTCCCTCCCACCAACTCCAGCAGACAAAAactagaaaaagaagaaaaaacagaaTTTTTATCCTTCTACTAGCTGGGAATAGAAGCCTGAGAGAGGTGGATTTTGGGAATCTTGATTTGCAATTTGCAGTTTGTGATCAAGAAGCTAAGAGAGGAGAAGGAAAGAAGAGAATGTTTGGGAGGGAGTGCTGCTGTTGCTGGGACAGTCAGAGTTCCCTGTTACCAGTAGAACAACCTCAAACCTTTTCCTTGCCTTCACCTCTCCCACAGTGGCCTCAAggtgtctctctctctctttgtttGTTCAACTGTTCTTGAGTTTTTATTGCTAATGAACCCAAAGTTGCTgtctttttgacttttttggtTTTGGGTCTGCATAGCTATCagttaatttttagaaaaaggTCATGACTTTGATTCGAAATTGGTCTGCAATTTTATGGTTTTGGGTGTAGGGCTATTCTTTAGTCTTTACCATTTGGTTCCTTTCCTTTTTGGATGGAGTTCTGGAATCTATTTCTTGTGTTGGTAGTTGGTACTATGATTTATGCTCTTTTTCTGGGCTGAGAAAGAGATGTTTTGCtggaatatatgaatatatccTAACCACCTCAGCAGTTCCTCAAATAAGTTGCACAGTGCTAAACtgggttttgttttctttttctttttaaaatattaggaagCTAGCTGCTGAGCATATTTGCCTTTTGTACTAAGAAGGTTATTGTCATTAAATTTGGGCTCAGAATGGTACCTGAATGACAGACACTGGCCATTTGAGATCATGGTCAATGATTAATTTCTTCCTAATTACCTTGCTTAAGTTGCTTTACTCAGTCAAAGTTCAATATTTTCACTTGGAACTCTTGAAATGGATCAAACTTTTCAGCATATATGGAGCCTGATGGTCATGGAATTAAAGCATATAAATGGATAGCTATTCACTTGTTGAATCATGGCATCTACTTATGTTTCATTGATCCATATGGAACAACtttaagaaaaaacaaattttcatctttagtatttctAACGATTGGAGCCCATGATTCCATCCCGATTCTAGGATTGGGGAGACAATATATGGTTTTAccctttttcatttctttatagTTATATATCTGCACAAATGTGGAAAATATAAGCAATGGCTTGAACCTTGTTGAAATTGTAAAAGGAAAATAGAATTCTGTCCAGGCTATTGTGCTACATTGTGGCATGTGGAGAGAGTGTAATCTTTTGGATTCTAAAATTTTGGGAACTTTTAGTTTACGGTAATAAAGATGTATTGATAGTGCATTGAAGAAGCCATTTAACAGTATTCTTGGTATGTTTGCTTAGTATACTGACCGACATGATGCATTCCCCACAGGTAATGGTAATGATTTTGCAACTGGAAGAATATGCCTAGGGGAAATTGAAGTAGCTCAAATCACTCAGTTTGAGAAAATATGGAGCTACAGCCCGCTGTTTGAAAAATCAAacagtattacattttatcgtCCAGTGGAAATTCCTGATGGATTTTCAGTTCTTGGTCATTACTGTCAACTTGATGATGATCTTCCATTGAGAGGCTATGTTCTGGTTGCTAGAGATTTGGCTGTTTCAGATAACTTTGTTCGAGATTCGGGGTCAGATCTTCCTGCTCTCGAGAACCCTCTTGGCTACACTTTGGTCTGGAGTAAAGATTCTTATCTTAGCGGGTCTGGCTACATTTGGCTGCCAAATGCACCAGACGGTTATAAACCAATGGGCTTTGTGGTAACCACTGAGCCTGATGAACCTGATCTCGAAGACGTTAAATGTGTCCGAGCTGACCTTACTGATGAGGCTGAAACCTGCGACGCAATCTTTAGTGCTGGCTCAATCTTGTCGAAGAGCCAACTTCAAGTTTGGACAACAAGACCCTGCGAGAGGGGCATGTTGTGTAATGGCGTTTCAGTTGGGACGTTTTTCTGCAGTACAAACTCCAGCTCTGGCGATGACCTTAACATAGCTTGCTTGAAAAACCTCGACTCTTCTCAGGCTGCGATGCCAAACCTGGAGCAGATTCACGCTCTCATCAACCACTATGGCCCAACAGTTTACTTCCATCCGGATGAGGCTTATTTGCCTTCATCAGTCCCGTGGTTCTTCAAAAATGGTGCTCTTCTATACAAAAACGGAATGAATGGTGGTATAGCTGTTGACTCTCTAGGCTCAAATTTGCCACCAGGGGGGGAAAACGATGGGGAATTTTGGCTTGATTTGCCAGATGACGATGAAACTAAGAATTATATCAAGTGTGGCAATATTGACAGTGCTGAACTGTATGTCCATGTAAAGCCAGCTTTAGGGGGGACTTTCACTGATATTGCAATGTGGATCTTTTGCCCCTTCAACGGGCCAGCCACCCTAAAACTATGGTTGTGGGATTTCGAAATGAACAAAGTAGGCGAGCACGTTGGTGATTGGGAGCATTATACTCTACGCATTAGCAACTTCACTGGAGAACTTTGGTCTGTGTATTTTTCTGAGCACAGTGGTGGCGAATGGGTGGATGCCAATGACTTGGAGTTTATCGAGGGAAACAAGTGTATAGTATACTCATCAAGAAATGGCCACGCGAGCTTCCCTCATGCTGGATGTTACCTTCAAGGCTCTTCGGTACTTGGAATAGGAGTAAGGAATGATTGCGATACGAGCAACTATTACCTGGACTCGAGCACCAAGTATCAAATCATTGCAGCTGAGCACCTCGGAGTGGGAGTCCTTGCAGAACCACCTTGGTTACAGTACATGAGGGAGTGGGGCCCTACTATCGAATACGATTCCACATCTGAGGTGGATAAGATAATCAACCGCCTTCCCTTCTTCATTAGACTTTCAGTGGAGACTCTCTTTGAACTGTTCCCAACTGAACTATATGGCGAGGCTGGGCCAACAGGACCAAAGGAGAAGAACAACTGGTTTGGGGATGAAAGATGATGCGGATCGCATTCGAAACACATTTCCACGCTGCTCTCTCAGTCGCCCATTTCATTGGTAAGCTGCATTTTTCAGATGCAGATGAAAGCTGCAGATTACCTATTGGTAATGTGAAATTGTAAAGAGAACATTTTTAGTCAGCTTTCTGTGCCAATTGTTGTCTGTATGTAATGCTTATAGAAGATTTGACTGTAATGATATAGTACTTCTGTTTAGTACAATCTACATATGCATGATCAAAGAAGAGCAACAGGGGTggcttattggccttcttggtttgagccagtcaacAATGAGCAATATAGGTtggtttatctcattgtgatcctttgtcaGCTAGGATTACATGGCGGGGTTTAAGTGCACACCTTCGAGTAGTGGCTGTGAGTTGACCTGGTCACTCAAAAAAGAAGAGCAAAAGGGAAATACTCTAGCAATTGTCAAACTAATGGATCTGTTCAATCCATAATTCCAATAATATCATCATAATCTCAACTTTACAAGCCAGTTTCCTTTTTTGGAATCCTCATAAGTAATCTTATCCTGGGTACTAGCAATTACCCAAGGCAAAATGGAAAAgatgaggaaaaatataatcttTACATTTTTTATAGGGAATTACAGTAAGATATGGGAAAAAGAACAAGGTTTTGGGTTGCTATAGAAGGCCTATGACTGGTGAATGAGCAAAGATTAACTTCTCCTTATTAGACTTTAATCCCCAATTGTCCTCACAGATGCTTTTCCTTCTTGGTTTAGCCTCTGCAAGCATTGATATGATGTCTCTCATGGATGGCCTGTCCTTGGGGAGCTTCGAAGTGCAGAGAAGCGCGATTTTAAGGACTAAAAGCATCTCTTCTTGGACATGTTTGCACTTCCCAGCTATATCAGGTTCCAGCACTTCTTCTGAGGTATTGCTGCTCTTTTTCCTTCTAACCCATTCGACGATATCTGTGGCTTCCCCAAATGCGGGATCTAATGCCATTTTCCCTGTCAGAAGCTCCAGAAGTACTACCCCGTAACTATATATGTCGCTCTTTTCATCAACCTTCAATGTGTATCCATATTCTGCAGATTGGATAAGAGAAAGGAAGAAGATTAGTTTTCAATTCgtagaaagaaaagaagaatatgGTAATGGTAACAAGCTGGAgaattgaaacatgtgctccatctcaactgaaagtctaagctgatagttggattgcacatttatgtttatatattctttatgCTCAAC
It includes:
- the LOC116010066 gene encoding uncharacterized protein LOC116010066, which encodes MNPTNPTPGTSTITGSAVTFQPPPSHRILEICLISAKDLSPVSKPLRSYALIWIHPNRKRSTGIDQNGNTNPAWNDKFSFRVTDEFLSSDRSAVHVEIYSSSWFRDVLVGTVRVTTSNLITPIAVNGQRFVALQVRRPSGNHQGILNMAVSLIDRRVNAKGEIIDMKLGKMVSVPEYEDDDDDDEDEEKQKLNAKIQQWRATSAYEDFPGKAGSMVDGGSVCNGSLINAGSEICSDIGPSASVVAAEIIRKSQLSPSQPKEPPPPAKKGKGKGDDGEESMILEDMTAEEAAAKGINTTSVERWKRGDAAKHGKKGQDKDGRVKCFANAYGFEFTIVCGAGNGNGSKVNKAGKSKS
- the LOC116005874 gene encoding uncharacterized protein LOC116005874; the encoded protein is MFGRECCCCWDSQSSLLPVEQPQTFSLPSPLPQWPQGNGNDFATGRICLGEIEVAQITQFEKIWSYSPLFEKSNSITFYRPVEIPDGFSVLGHYCQLDDDLPLRGYVLVARDLAVSDNFVRDSGSDLPALENPLGYTLVWSKDSYLSGSGYIWLPNAPDGYKPMGFVVTTEPDEPDLEDVKCVRADLTDEAETCDAIFSAGSILSKSQLQVWTTRPCERGMLCNGVSVGTFFCSTNSSSGDDLNIACLKNLDSSQAAMPNLEQIHALINHYGPTVYFHPDEAYLPSSVPWFFKNGALLYKNGMNGGIAVDSLGSNLPPGGENDGEFWLDLPDDDETKNYIKCGNIDSAELYVHVKPALGGTFTDIAMWIFCPFNGPATLKLWLWDFEMNKVGEHVGDWEHYTLRISNFTGELWSVYFSEHSGGEWVDANDLEFIEGNKCIVYSSRNGHASFPHAGCYLQGSSVLGIGVRNDCDTSNYYLDSSTKYQIIAAEHLGVGVLAEPPWLQYMREWGPTIEYDSTSEVDKIINRLPFFIRLSVETLFELFPTELYGEAGPTGPKEKNNWFGDER